One window from the genome of Paraclostridium sordellii encodes:
- a CDS encoding MerR family transcriptional regulator, translating to MKLSTGQVSKLFDISKDTLRHYDKLGILKPEINKLNGYRYYSQEHIDQLNLILAAKDLDISLAAIKETIESEDLGEYKNLIDKQERLIKEKIENLKRKQKQLSKWNETLENIINFKNEYKFNNLEVFETQYKFYGVEMKKVLAKSLSKQYASYIDENIECMGEKCYYTLYSISRDNEIKEDESIIFIKEEERNKHIAKKYKKENLELVEKNISGKFVRVNFYGNSKELDDYLILVNKYFNGEYIKELFIKCDFYIPKKSEGEKYFVEILLNIK from the coding sequence ATGAAACTTTCAACAGGTCAAGTTAGTAAATTATTTGATATCAGTAAAGATACACTAAGACATTATGATAAATTAGGAATTTTAAAACCAGAAATAAATAAATTAAATGGATATAGATATTATTCTCAAGAACATATAGATCAATTGAATTTAATACTAGCAGCTAAAGACTTAGATATATCTTTAGCTGCTATAAAAGAAACTATAGAAAGTGAAGATTTAGGTGAGTACAAAAACTTGATTGATAAGCAAGAAAGATTAATAAAAGAAAAAATAGAAAATCTAAAAAGAAAGCAAAAGCAACTATCAAAATGGAATGAAACTTTAGAAAACATAATAAACTTTAAAAATGAATATAAATTTAATAATTTAGAAGTATTTGAAACTCAATATAAATTTTATGGAGTAGAAATGAAAAAGGTTTTAGCAAAAAGTCTTAGTAAACAATATGCAAGTTATATAGATGAAAATATAGAATGTATGGGTGAAAAATGTTATTACACTTTATATAGTATTAGTAGAGATAATGAAATTAAAGAAGATGAAAGTATTATATTTATAAAAGAAGAAGAAAGAAATAAACATATAGCTAAAAAATATAAAAAAGAAAATTTAGAGCTAGTAGAAAAAAATATAAGTGGAAAATTTGTACGTGTTAATTTTTATGGAAATTCAAAAGAATTAGATGATTATTTAATTTTAGTTAATAAATATTTTAATGGTGAATATATAAAAGAATTATTTATAAAATGTGATTTTTACATACCGAAAAAGAGTGAAGGTGAAAAATACTTTGTAGAAATTTTATTAAATATAAAATAA
- a CDS encoding ferric reductase-like transmembrane domain-containing protein, which translates to MRLVYSLICVVAFALLFTSSIKKHSKTYYSIASVLAGMTIIYEIYRLITNTKLQGFISDFEKAFMKGNVSIAFFLIVMFAGALNPKWNITKKLLKIRAESAILACILLVPHGIMYLVRFINKLLLHKPITTLYIIYLIIGLIAFIIMIPLFITSLKKFRSKMTYKEWKKLQRWAYPFYLLAYIHIILALLNSKKIDVMSISIYTVAFGVYFILKLIKTLNENKRQKLKNI; encoded by the coding sequence ATGCGATTAGTTTATTCATTAATATGTGTAGTTGCATTTGCACTACTTTTTACATCAAGCATAAAAAAGCATTCTAAAACTTATTACTCTATAGCTTCTGTTTTAGCTGGAATGACTATAATATATGAGATATATAGATTAATAACAAATACTAAATTACAAGGATTTATCAGTGACTTTGAGAAGGCATTTATGAAAGGAAATGTTTCGATAGCATTTTTCTTAATTGTAATGTTTGCTGGAGCATTAAACCCTAAGTGGAATATAACAAAGAAACTGTTAAAGATACGAGCTGAATCTGCAATACTTGCATGTATTCTTTTAGTGCCTCATGGGATAATGTATTTAGTAAGATTTATAAATAAACTATTACTTCATAAGCCGATAACAACGCTGTACATAATATATTTAATAATAGGATTAATAGCATTTATAATAATGATACCACTATTTATAACTTCTCTTAAGAAGTTTAGGTCAAAAATGACATACAAAGAGTGGAAGAAGCTTCAAAGATGGGCATATCCATTTTATTTATTAGCTTATATCCATATAATACTTGCACTTTTAAATAGTAAAAAAATTGATGTAATGAGTATAAGTATATATACAGTAGCATTTGGGGTATATTTCATATTAAAATTAATAAAAACTTTAAATGAGAATAAAAGACAGAAATTAAAAAATATATAA
- a CDS encoding ABC transporter ATP-binding protein, producing MNSKVKVSNLQKKYNNNTVLKGISFDVDDGTIFALLGTNGAGKTTTLECMEGILKHSSDQIYINGKIGVQLQSSSLPEGIKAIEALKLFAMWNSTIVDIGLIDRLGLTGILKKQYKEMSTGQKRRLHLALAMTGDPDVIFLDEPTAGLDVEGRVALHEEIKRLKNHGKTIIIASHDMAEVEALCDKLAILKDGEIAFLGTVDELKSNVKNIYTIKLNLSSQIILDECLTCCYKGKIQDYYIFESNEVGDGLLKLLTIIKTQNIDVYDIKIEHSSLEECFIDIARGNK from the coding sequence ATGAATTCTAAAGTTAAAGTATCTAACCTTCAAAAAAAATACAACAATAATACAGTATTAAAAGGTATATCTTTTGATGTAGATGATGGTACTATATTTGCACTGCTTGGAACAAACGGTGCAGGAAAGACCACAACACTAGAGTGTATGGAAGGAATTCTAAAACACAGTAGTGATCAAATATATATTAATGGTAAAATAGGTGTCCAACTACAATCCTCATCTCTTCCTGAAGGTATAAAAGCTATTGAAGCATTAAAGTTATTTGCAATGTGGAATAGTACTATTGTTGATATCGGTTTGATAGATAGACTTGGTTTAACTGGTATCCTTAAAAAACAATATAAAGAAATGTCCACAGGTCAAAAACGCCGATTACATTTAGCTCTAGCAATGACTGGAGACCCTGATGTTATCTTTCTTGATGAGCCAACAGCAGGATTAGACGTAGAAGGTAGAGTAGCCTTACATGAAGAAATAAAAAGATTAAAAAATCATGGTAAGACAATAATTATAGCAAGTCACGACATGGCAGAGGTTGAAGCTTTGTGCGATAAGTTGGCTATTTTAAAAGATGGTGAAATTGCTTTTCTTGGCACAGTAGATGAGCTTAAATCAAATGTAAAAAATATATATACAATAAAGTTAAATCTATCTTCTCAAATTATATTAGATGAATGTTTAACTTGTTGTTATAAAGGAAAAATACAAGATTATTATATATTTGAAAGTAATGAAGTTGGTGACGGACTTTTAAAATTACTTACTATAATTAAAACTCAAAACATTGATGTATATGATATAAAAATAGAACATTCAAGTTTAGAAGAATGCTTTATTGATATTGCAAGGGGGAATAAATAA
- a CDS encoding DUF3887 domain-containing protein has translation MKKIKILLCMILVGAIMVGCSSSKLDDEYNEDVLKKDAKNVISMLLDKDYKGLESKMSEVMMKEDAINLIKDAWKPIYSKIGKFKSEDKIAVVGNKGLATVVILDEFENGKCKFTISYNKDMKIEGFFMK, from the coding sequence ATGAAAAAAATTAAAATATTATTATGTATGATATTAGTAGGCGCTATAATGGTAGGATGTAGTAGCTCTAAATTAGATGATGAATATAATGAAGATGTTCTAAAAAAAGATGCGAAAAATGTGATTAGTATGCTTTTAGATAAGGATTATAAAGGTTTAGAATCTAAAATGTCTGAGGTCATGATGAAAGAAGATGCTATAAATTTAATAAAAGATGCTTGGAAGCCTATATATAGTAAGATTGGAAAATTTAAGTCTGAAGATAAGATAGCTGTAGTTGGAAATAAGGGATTAGCAACAGTTGTTATTTTAGATGAATTTGAAAATGGCAAGTGTAAGTTTACTATAAGCTATAATAAAGATATGAAAATAGAAGGATTTTTCATGAAATAA
- a CDS encoding MFS transporter: MNLIKNRVFVTILVTDIIQQMAIWIRNIAIMFFIMDLTNKDPLAISALNFIEYLPMFLLTFVGGIIADRYNPKKIMFFGDLFSFISFIILGVVISKGYIGAIFLVVLVSASVTQFSYPSSQKYFKEYVDEDSIDKAIGISQLLSSGFFVIGPFIGSQFYFNFGIDKTLMIISLLFLISIALILTLPNKNFEKIKSSGFIEDIGLTFKYLNEKEILKLLTKMFFVVSFAMGIANNLDIFLVTDRLGLSEEFYQFFSGIAGVGVIVGGGIYLLVSKHMNIKVLYILIGVFSITVFFEGYSTNAVLTMMLQFIDNVLGGILSGYVMTLITKVTDQEYLGKVNGVTSTLMTFGIMVGTIFSGIFMKYASIVFAFFVASIAFLISFTILYKAVNKGVLKEVE, translated from the coding sequence TTGAATTTAATAAAAAATAGAGTATTTGTAACTATATTAGTAACAGATATAATACAACAAATGGCTATATGGATAAGAAATATTGCTATAATGTTTTTCATAATGGACTTAACTAACAAAGATCCTTTAGCTATATCTGCACTTAATTTTATAGAGTATTTACCTATGTTTTTACTTACCTTTGTAGGAGGAATAATAGCCGATAGATATAATCCTAAGAAGATAATGTTTTTTGGTGATTTATTTAGTTTTATATCTTTTATTATACTGGGAGTTGTCATATCTAAAGGATATATAGGGGCTATATTTTTAGTAGTTTTAGTTTCAGCAAGTGTTACACAGTTTTCATATCCATCATCACAAAAGTATTTTAAAGAATATGTAGATGAAGATAGTATAGATAAAGCTATTGGTATAAGCCAGTTACTAAGTTCAGGATTTTTTGTTATAGGACCCTTTATAGGATCACAGTTTTACTTCAATTTTGGAATTGATAAAACACTTATGATAATATCTTTATTGTTTTTAATATCCATAGCTCTAATATTAACACTACCTAATAAAAATTTTGAAAAAATAAAAAGTAGTGGTTTTATTGAAGATATAGGTTTAACTTTTAAATATTTAAATGAAAAAGAAATATTAAAACTATTAACTAAAATGTTCTTTGTAGTCTCTTTTGCAATGGGTATAGCAAATAATCTAGATATATTTTTAGTTACAGATAGACTGGGATTAAGTGAAGAATTTTATCAGTTTTTCTCAGGAATAGCTGGAGTAGGAGTAATAGTTGGAGGAGGAATTTATTTATTAGTTTCTAAACATATGAATATTAAGGTGTTATACATTTTAATAGGGGTATTTTCTATTACAGTTTTCTTTGAGGGGTATTCTACAAATGCAGTACTTACTATGATGCTTCAGTTTATAGATAACGTATTAGGTGGAATTTTGAGTGGTTATGTTATGACACTTATAACAAAGGTTACAGATCAAGAGTATTTAGGAAAAGTAAATGGAGTAACTTCAACTTTAATGACATTTGGTATAATGGTTGGAACTATTTTTTCAGGAATATTTATGAAATATGCATCAATAGTATTTGCTTTTTTCGTAGCAAGTATTGCATTTTTAATAAGTTTTACTATACTTTACAAAGCTGTAAACAAAGGAGTTTTAAAAGAAGTTGAATAA
- a CDS encoding chloride channel protein, whose product MNELKKHIKESELISIVFLRWFLLASISGTAVGIVISFFLKSLQWATSTRESNPWLLYILPLGGAFVSYLYSKYGKDSAKGNNLIIERINKGEGRIPFRMAPLVFFGTFITHLFGGSAGREGTGVQIGASLSSKIGELLKLKGLDYTILIISGVSSGFGVVFGTPIAGTIFGLEVTTIGKMRYEAIIPCFISSYIGNFIAELFKVQHSHYNMGSSLSGVDVFFKVIFCAVLFGLTSKLFAELTHSLKKFFTNKMPNSSLKSFIGGVIIIIIVLILGTRIYLGLSLNLLSDAFNQPVPKEAFMIKLLLTSLTLSVGFQGGEVTPLFVIGATLGNLLAGILGLPIEFLAGLGMIGVFAGATKTPITSFVMGIELFGSANIGFIFISCVVSYLFAGKSTIYTSQDRSLLDRE is encoded by the coding sequence TTGAACGAACTAAAAAAACATATTAAAGAAAGTGAACTTATATCAATTGTATTCTTAAGATGGTTTTTACTAGCATCTATATCAGGAACTGCAGTTGGAATTGTAATATCATTTTTTCTAAAAAGTTTACAATGGGCAACTAGCACTAGAGAGTCTAATCCATGGCTACTATACATACTCCCATTAGGTGGTGCTTTTGTAAGTTATTTATATTCTAAATACGGAAAAGATTCAGCAAAAGGAAATAATTTAATAATTGAAAGAATTAATAAAGGTGAAGGTAGAATTCCTTTTAGAATGGCACCTCTTGTGTTCTTTGGTACATTTATAACACATTTATTTGGAGGTTCTGCTGGTCGAGAGGGTACTGGAGTTCAAATAGGAGCTAGTTTATCTTCTAAAATAGGTGAGCTATTAAAGTTAAAAGGATTAGATTACACAATACTTATAATAAGTGGTGTAAGTAGTGGATTTGGTGTTGTATTTGGAACTCCAATTGCAGGAACAATATTTGGTCTTGAGGTTACTACTATTGGTAAGATGAGATATGAAGCAATCATACCTTGTTTTATATCAAGTTACATAGGAAATTTTATCGCAGAGCTTTTTAAAGTTCAGCATAGCCATTATAATATGGGCTCCTCTTTAAGCGGAGTTGACGTATTTTTTAAAGTTATCTTTTGTGCTGTTTTATTTGGACTTACTAGCAAACTTTTTGCAGAACTTACTCATTCTTTAAAGAAGTTTTTTACAAATAAGATGCCTAATAGTTCATTAAAAAGCTTTATAGGTGGAGTTATAATAATTATAATAGTTTTAATCCTTGGAACTAGAATTTACCTTGGATTAAGTTTAAACTTATTAAGTGATGCATTTAACCAACCAGTTCCAAAAGAAGCATTTATGATCAAATTACTTTTAACATCACTTACTCTTTCTGTAGGATTTCAAGGTGGTGAAGTTACTCCATTATTTGTAATCGGAGCAACACTAGGAAACTTACTTGCAGGGATACTTGGACTTCCTATTGAATTTTTAGCAGGACTTGGAATGATAGGTGTATTTGCAGGAGCAACAAAAACTCCTATAACATCCTTTGTAATGGGAATTGAATTGTTCGGTTCAGCAAATATCGGATTTATATTTATTTCATGTGTAGTGAGTTATTTATTTGCAGGAAAAAGTACTATATATACATCACAAGATAGAAGTCTTTTAGATCGAGAGTAA
- a CDS encoding sensor histidine kinase: MFTNNDVVAFIIVPLIGNLFLIYVFFEFMGKVERNIYKHKFAYIISYIAFSIIASSIPLLGVPILSGMSIIVGTMLIGHYLYNNTKLYLLYYFIYSICLLFCDLLINIVNSILVTELGIYFSSPQSYVMFSILTLRLLEYIYSKLFTLLINKRSAVNVTAKQCIRTLIVPIFSIVYIFTLIMYLQIYAGFEEMSLFMVNVILILILNVYMTYIIDSISKNNILQNEINLYHQQTKLQYQYYDNLEMKYQESRKLIHDIRNHLHTIEDLYNMNDLQAGTTYTQDIHQMLNELNQKYYTSNKVLNIILNDKFQKIKNTHIDLDYRIGNIDLGFIRDIDITTVFANLLDNAIDAAIAVKNNSYIKIDVDKFNEFIVINIENSTNDMPVKKGGRFKSTKKSHQGLGLENTIRAIKVYGGTMVVDYCENKFKVNIVIPT; this comes from the coding sequence ATGTTTACAAATAATGATGTAGTTGCTTTTATTATAGTACCTCTTATAGGAAACTTATTTTTAATATATGTGTTTTTTGAGTTTATGGGGAAGGTTGAAAGAAATATCTATAAGCATAAGTTTGCTTATATAATTTCATATATTGCATTTTCAATAATTGCAAGTAGTATACCTTTACTAGGGGTGCCTATATTAAGCGGGATGTCAATTATAGTTGGAACTATGTTAATAGGTCATTATTTATATAATAATACTAAATTATATTTATTGTACTATTTTATATACTCAATATGCTTATTATTTTGTGATTTATTAATAAATATAGTTAATTCAATTTTAGTAACTGAGCTTGGTATATATTTTTCAAGTCCACAATCTTATGTTATGTTCAGTATACTTACATTAAGGCTTTTAGAATATATATACTCTAAGTTATTTACACTACTTATAAATAAACGAAGTGCAGTTAATGTAACAGCAAAACAATGTATTAGAACTTTAATAGTACCAATATTTAGTATAGTATATATTTTTACATTAATAATGTATTTGCAAATTTATGCAGGCTTTGAAGAAATGTCATTATTTATGGTAAATGTTATTTTAATATTAATTTTAAATGTATATATGACTTATATAATTGACTCTATTTCTAAAAATAACATTTTACAAAATGAGATTAACTTATACCATCAACAAACTAAATTACAATATCAATATTATGATAACCTAGAAATGAAGTACCAGGAATCAAGAAAATTAATTCATGACATTAGAAATCACTTACATACTATAGAGGATTTGTACAATATGAATGATCTTCAAGCTGGAACAACGTATACACAAGATATACATCAAATGTTAAATGAATTAAATCAAAAGTATTATACTAGTAATAAAGTTTTAAATATTATACTAAATGACAAGTTTCAAAAGATAAAAAATACACATATAGATTTAGATTATAGAATAGGAAATATAGACTTAGGTTTTATACGTGATATAGATATTACCACAGTATTTGCAAACTTATTGGATAATGCAATAGATGCAGCAATAGCTGTGAAAAATAATAGCTATATTAAAATTGATGTTGATAAGTTTAATGAATTTATAGTTATAAACATAGAAAACTCGACTAATGATATGCCAGTAAAAAAAGGAGGACGATTTAAATCAACTAAAAAAAGCCACCAGGGATTAGGGCTTGAGAATACGATAAGAGCAATAAAAGTATATGGGGGCACAATGGTTGTAGATTATTGTGAAAATAAATTTAAAGTAAATATAGTAATACCTACTTAG
- a CDS encoding iron-containing alcohol dehydrogenase has translation MLDFTFHNPTKIVFGKDKIEELNNLIPDNARVLILYGGGSIKKFGTLDKVKEALKGREIFEFGGIEPNPKYETLMKAAELVKKENIDFLLAVGGGSVMDGTKFVNLAANYEGEDKTDLLNYGFTPVPVKNGLPIGTVVTLPATGSEMNGGAVITYNGGKFSVRSPLSFPTFSILDPTLTFTLPKTQVANGVVDTFIHVLEQYATYPVDARFQDRTAEGILKTLIEIGRATIDNPTDYDLRANLVWCATMGLNGLIAAGVPQDWTTHKIGHELTAIYGIDHAKTLATVLPALWEVRRKEKGAKLVQYAERVWDIKEGSDDEKIDLAINKTRDFFESLDMPTHLSAYGLKESDVDTVVDSLERHGMTNLSETGDLGLDISRKVIEKAL, from the coding sequence ATGTTAGATTTTACTTTTCACAATCCAACTAAAATAGTTTTTGGAAAAGATAAAATAGAAGAATTGAATAATCTTATACCAGACAATGCTAGAGTTTTAATATTATATGGTGGAGGAAGTATAAAAAAATTTGGAACTTTAGATAAAGTAAAAGAAGCTTTAAAGGGACGAGAAATCTTTGAGTTTGGAGGAATCGAACCTAATCCTAAATATGAAACATTAATGAAAGCCGCTGAATTAGTTAAAAAAGAAAATATAGATTTTTTATTAGCTGTTGGTGGAGGTTCTGTAATGGATGGAACTAAGTTTGTAAACTTAGCCGCTAACTATGAAGGAGAAGATAAAACTGATTTATTAAATTATGGATTTACTCCAGTTCCAGTTAAAAATGGTCTACCTATAGGAACTGTAGTTACATTACCTGCTACAGGATCAGAAATGAATGGGGGAGCAGTTATTACATATAATGGAGGTAAATTTTCAGTAAGAAGTCCATTATCATTCCCAACTTTCTCAATATTAGATCCTACATTAACATTTACGCTACCTAAAACACAAGTTGCAAATGGTGTAGTAGATACATTTATACATGTACTTGAGCAATATGCAACTTATCCAGTTGATGCAAGATTCCAAGATAGAACAGCAGAAGGTATATTAAAAACTTTAATAGAAATAGGAAGAGCAACAATTGATAACCCTACAGATTATGATTTAAGAGCTAATCTTGTTTGGTGTGCAACTATGGGACTTAATGGACTTATAGCAGCAGGAGTTCCACAAGACTGGACAACTCATAAAATAGGACATGAGTTAACTGCTATATATGGAATAGACCATGCTAAAACATTAGCAACTGTACTTCCAGCACTTTGGGAAGTTAGAAGAAAAGAAAAAGGTGCTAAGTTAGTTCAATATGCTGAGCGTGTATGGGATATAAAAGAAGGTAGCGATGACGAGAAAATAGATTTAGCTATAAATAAAACTCGTGATTTCTTTGAAAGCCTAGATATGCCAACTCATTTAAGTGCTTATGGACTTAAAGAGTCTGATGTGGACACTGTTGTAGATTCACTTGAGCGTCATGGAATGACTAATTTATCTGAAACTGGAGATTTAGGATTAGATATAAGTCGTAAAGTAATAGAAAAAGCACTTTAA
- a CDS encoding ABC transporter permease, with product MSAFLYGIIVQWKLDLRNKGILLTYYIVPIVFFLFMSGIFTSVDPMAYKTLISSMTVFGVTMGSIIGSPTPLVEFFSSPIKKAYIVGKIPLWTIIVNNFISSFIHLFIIALIIFFLAPIAFDAVIPSNIFVYFINLFIFISTCLSVGTVLGLFVKNTSKLTMISQFIFLPSIMLSGIMFPSDMLPKFLKSIGRLFPATWGYENMYSSKFDIYTLLPLIIISFVCILIILQKLKNLKSD from the coding sequence ATGAGTGCATTTTTATATGGTATAATTGTTCAGTGGAAACTAGATTTAAGAAATAAAGGAATACTTTTAACCTACTATATAGTCCCAATTGTATTCTTTTTATTTATGAGTGGTATTTTCACATCTGTTGACCCTATGGCCTACAAAACACTTATTTCATCTATGACAGTTTTTGGTGTTACAATGGGGTCTATTATAGGTTCTCCAACTCCTTTAGTAGAATTTTTTAGTAGTCCTATAAAAAAAGCATATATTGTTGGTAAAATTCCTCTTTGGACAATAATAGTTAATAATTTTATTTCTAGTTTTATTCATCTTTTCATAATTGCACTTATTATATTCTTTCTTGCTCCAATTGCCTTTGATGCAGTTATCCCAAGTAATATTTTTGTATATTTTATTAATCTTTTCATATTTATATCTACATGCTTATCAGTTGGAACTGTACTTGGTTTATTTGTAAAAAATACTTCAAAGTTGACGATGATATCTCAATTTATATTTTTACCATCAATTATGCTTTCAGGAATTATGTTTCCATCAGATATGCTACCAAAATTTTTAAAAAGTATTGGTAGGTTATTCCCTGCCACATGGGGTTATGAGAATATGTATAGCTCTAAGTTTGATATATATACTCTACTACCATTAATAATAATATCGTTCGTTTGTATTTTAATTATCTTGCAAAAACTTAAAAATTTAAAATCAGATTAA
- a CDS encoding dCTP deaminase/dUTPase family protein — MKIRGFELVSKEEFAKVNTDVNYEELELPKRATKFAAGYDIKSTLNFKLEPGEDIVIPTGFKAYMQPGEMLSLYPRSGMGFKYQIQLANTVGIGDGDYYNCESNEGHYFIKLVNRGSKVWEVKVGDGIGQAIFMPILLADGDDFDMGEERIGGFGSTDKAKK, encoded by the coding sequence ATGAAAATAAGAGGATTTGAATTAGTATCAAAAGAAGAATTTGCAAAAGTAAATACAGATGTTAACTATGAAGAGTTAGAGTTACCTAAAAGAGCAACTAAGTTTGCTGCTGGGTATGATATAAAAAGCACGCTAAATTTTAAATTAGAACCAGGTGAAGATATAGTTATACCAACAGGATTTAAGGCATATATGCAACCAGGAGAGATGTTATCATTATACCCAAGAAGTGGTATGGGATTTAAGTATCAAATACAATTAGCTAATACTGTAGGTATAGGTGATGGAGATTACTATAATTGTGAGTCTAATGAAGGACATTACTTTATAAAGTTAGTTAATAGAGGAAGCAAGGTTTGGGAGGTTAAAGTAGGAGATGGTATAGGACAAGCTATATTTATGCCAATACTTTTAGCTGATGGTGATGATTTTGATATGGGTGAAGAGAGAATTGGTGGATTTGGGTCTACTGATAAAGCTAAAAAATAG
- a CDS encoding DUF4829 domain-containing protein, whose translation MEYGGGKENHTKKENVIVFLSNFEVGSEGGDGSLEPNSTYTNWQWVVIRYNKTGKWKVNQWGY comes from the coding sequence ATGGAATATGGAGGAGGTAAAGAAAACCATACTAAAAAAGAAAATGTAATTGTTTTTCTTTCTAACTTTGAAGTTGGTTCTGAAGGAGGAGATGGGAGTTTAGAGCCAAACTCAACTTATACAAATTGGCAATGGGTAGTTATAAGATATAACAAAACAGGAAAATGGAAAGTTAATCAGTGGGGATATTAG
- a CDS encoding LytR/AlgR family response regulator transcription factor: MINIAICDDEINIINKTKKLIQDYDKEDIDIYVYENGEELINSDKEFHIIFLDIDMKGLDGIETAKKLREYDKKVKIIYVTNYTDYTYSAFSVHAFGYLVKPLNKKELHNQLDEAFSYTEEISKNLEFITRDGVIRIDTNSIYYFEYEQRKVIMKTINKNYILKKKISEIGKDIKDYGFEMPHKSFVVNLYNIKTIKGYDVHMMDGSVIPLSQKKSSQFRDSLNRYLSKHIDKSRRG, translated from the coding sequence ATGATAAATATAGCTATATGTGATGATGAGATAAATATTATCAATAAAACCAAGAAATTAATACAAGATTATGACAAGGAAGATATAGATATCTATGTTTATGAAAATGGAGAGGAATTAATAAATAGCGATAAAGAATTTCATATAATATTTTTAGATATAGATATGAAAGGATTAGATGGAATAGAGACAGCAAAAAAGCTAAGAGAATATGATAAAAAAGTAAAGATTATATATGTAACAAATTATACAGACTATACCTACTCAGCTTTTAGTGTACATGCATTTGGATATCTAGTAAAACCACTGAATAAAAAAGAATTACATAATCAACTAGATGAAGCATTTTCTTATACTGAAGAGATTTCAAAAAATTTAGAATTTATAACTAGAGATGGAGTTATAAGAATTGATACTAATAGTATATATTATTTTGAATATGAACAGAGAAAAGTGATTATGAAAACGATTAATAAAAACTATATACTAAAAAAGAAAATATCAGAAATAGGAAAAGATATTAAAGACTATGGATTTGAAATGCCTCATAAGAGTTTTGTAGTGAATTTATATAATATAAAAACTATAAAAGGATATGACGTACATATGATGGATGGAAGTGTAATTCCTTTATCACAAAAAAAATCTAGCCAATTTAGAGACAGTCTTAATAGATATTTAAGCAAGCATATTGATAAAAGTAGGAGGGGCTAG
- a CDS encoding YhfC family intramembrane metalloprotease translates to MVDKSMINLLIVSTAICFLIPLGSLIYFARLKNNTIRPFLIGMLVFFVSQILIRIPIISYILPNSTLYLKLSTNPYLYGIFLGLTAGIFEEVGRYLGFKYLLKKNHRWIDGISYGFGHGGIEAILITGASLFSTLICSLIINSGGNLPSGIYNQITALGGMEVILSGIERICAMIIHIGLSLIVLYGIRAKKLIYLGIAILIHTIVNAPLVILPAVFNVGILGIELYILMCALVLLLFIFKSKKLYNKEGKTYEKN, encoded by the coding sequence ATGGTAGATAAATCTATGATAAATTTGCTGATAGTTAGTACAGCTATATGTTTTTTAATACCATTGGGGAGTTTAATATATTTTGCTAGATTAAAAAATAATACTATAAGACCTTTTCTAATAGGGATGTTAGTATTTTTTGTTTCACAAATATTAATTAGAATACCTATAATATCGTATATACTTCCAAATTCTACTTTGTACTTAAAACTAAGTACAAATCCATACTTATATGGAATTTTTTTAGGACTTACAGCAGGTATATTTGAAGAAGTTGGAAGGTATTTAGGGTTTAAGTATTTATTAAAGAAAAATCATAGATGGATAGATGGTATTTCTTATGGTTTTGGCCATGGAGGAATAGAGGCTATATTAATTACAGGAGCATCTCTTTTTAGTACATTAATATGTTCACTTATAATAAATAGTGGAGGAAATCTACCAAGTGGAATCTATAATCAAATTACAGCTCTTGGTGGAATGGAAGTTATATTAAGTGGGATTGAAAGAATTTGTGCAATGATAATACACATAGGTCTATCGTTGATAGTTCTGTATGGAATAAGAGCCAAAAAGCTTATATACTTAGGAATTGCTATATTGATTCATACAATTGTTAATGCACCTCTGGTGATTTTACCAGCAGTTTTTAATGTTGGAATTTTAGGGATTGAACTTTATATATTAATGTGTGCATTAGTTTTACTTTTATTTATATTTAAATCAAAGAAACTGTACAATAAAGAGGGGAAAACTTATGAAAAAAATTAA